gatccctgagggactccagaagtTACAGGGAGAAGTGTGGATGCTTTTTCAGAAACGAATTGGTAGCGATCAGTAAGGAATGCTTCGAGGTTAAGAGACGtgatcagaaccacccccctcccgaaaaatatgcacccggaacacaatatTCGCAGGAGGAAAGAGAGAGCGAAAGCTTTGCTGAAAGAAATtcaacagctaggacaacaggcggcccttgcagatgctgcctgggtcaaaggcaaagaggcctacatggccgtggtggtcgacagccggggcgaggtacgggacgccatcaccatcttcacggtggcggagcaagccgcgattgctttagccatcaggaaccgtaaatggtctttcatctatagcgattccaaagcagcaattaagagctttgacaaaggctctgtcgctgggactgcggctaaattTATCGACAAgatcgaaactatcaaaactgaaatccgatggtttcctgcacatatgggacaagtggacgagactcggcccaacctcaacgaggttacgaacgacttggcacgaggacttgcatgcggtgccggtcagaaccgaaccgacgcccacaaccattccggggagcataaagatcacttactaacttacaacgacatcactaaatattactacttggggcgtaggcaactCCCACCGCCACACCTAAatttgaacagggctcaggcagtcacgcTACGTTGACTGCAAACTGGGACATACCCCACTcggtatttcataaataaaattcaacccgaaagagaaattaggaaagaaggcaacgtgtgcgatggcatcgttgacatcagacacatgctggcgggctgtcccgctactctcgccgatcccgaagaaaaatggttttactggcacaagatgatatcaagctcttcatatcaagatcaactACGGGGTGTCCAGGGGGGTCCACGAtggcgccataaggctcggcctggcggtgctgACGTGGACGCGGGCCGCCTCGGTCTGAACAGACCGGGCTTCAGGGCTCTAATAAAGTTttgtcaatgaatgaatgaatttacaTGAGATTTACAATgattgtagcagctgacaagatggtagacagagCACgcagtccagagcgtcgtcttcttccgaccaagaTGAAAACATCTTATTTGTCAGTGTGCCACAATATAAATGAAATTGAAGGCCCGTTTCACGCACAAGCAGTCTCCGCGGCTTGTGTTCCCTTGTGTTTTGCACCTAGTCCCAACTCATTCACTCAAAGCCAGCATACGCCTAAAAGCAACAATTGCCGGCCGTAAGGCGAAAACCCAATTAATCATGACAAAAATGGGCATTAAGGTACTCAAAGCAAAGCACTAATTTGTTGTAGGAAGGAGCCGTACAGAAGAACAGAAGGGAGTGCCCTATGATTGACATTCTCAGGtctttctatagaactcctcgcAAAGCGTTTATGTGGTGACTGGGTGAAGATAGCCACTTATAATTTCTTGAGAATGTGGTGCTGTGTGATGTAGGTTGAGCCGGGCGGGAACGTGAGCCACGACAACGGACGAACTCCGGCAGGAAAGTGATTCGGTCCTGCTCGGCAAAAGTGAGCTGAATGAGGCAACAGTTACGAGCGGCAATGAAAATGGAATATGTGAATGAAGATAGTGGCACAATGGTTTCCACATGTGCATGAATAGCAGTGGGACATTTTGAGCGAGGCTCACGCAAAAAATAACTGGATGTTGATCAAAAAGAGCCGACGACGATCGTGTGGGCTCATGCTCGGCGTGCATGCAAAAAGCGTGCTGCCGCTTATAATGTATGGAAAAATAATGAGAAGAAGGTTAAGTGATTTTTTTGAGGACCGAGCAGGGGCAAGTGCATCTTACCGTGGTCCTGCCTGCCTTTCTTCGCTTAGGGGAAGGGAAATGGAAATTCAGTAGCCGGTCGCTGGGGTCATGTGTCTCTGGCAAGTATCTGCCAAACAACAAGAATGCATTCGTTTGATCACAATATTCAGATTTTAGCTAACGGTCTTGGGGAAAAAATAGTGCAGGAGAGAAATATCAGGATAGCAGCGAAGTAATTACCTGAGCATAGGAATACCAACGCAGGTGGCGCCATGTCTGTCCATGATTTAATTAAAGAAAGTGGAATCGTTGAGATCATACCTCAACCATATGGTTCAACCTTATTTCTATAGTGCGAAGGCAGCTTCATTTGTTTTTTTCCGCTTGCTGTGTTACCTGAGACATGTGTCTCCTGCGTTTAGCTTCATTGGCTTTCCCATTGTGCGGGTTTCCCTGGGAGAAACTAAACCTATTGTGGCCCTGATTACTCATAATGCTAAGGATATGTTGACGTATGTCATGCTCTGCAAGCGCAGGGACAAGACAACAGTTTCTTCCAGCATATGTCACAGGCAATATGTCACAGAAACAAAGATGAGAGCGATGCTGCTGCACACGGGACCATTAGGAGTAGCGTATAGGATAGCTCTAGATTACGTTATAACTGCGCACTTTAGCATGCCCTGTAGCGCACGTACACGAGTACTTTCGCCTTCTGATCTAAGACGTAATGCTTCCGCACTGGCATGAATAGAGCACATTTGCGTATGGTACGCCTGAAGTTGCAGAAACCGCTTGGGGCACGCATTTTTTCGTCATCTCTCATATTCAAAGCTCGGCGCAACAGCTTCTTCTCTTCTGACCGCTGCTTGTCACGAGTTGGTTGCAACCGAGCCATTCCATTAGCTTCGCCCCATGTCACCGCATTTCTTTCTGCGTCAACTCAGCCCAGTTACAAGTGCCCAGAACACCGTTGTACAGCTAAATGTAGTGGCCGAAGGGCCAACTCTTTCCTCGTGTCGTGTGTTATGCACTTGTCGCGCTGCTCGAAGCGTGTCCCTCCGGGCGCCGGTGACCCCTGGCCGCACCCCTGCGGTCATGGTGCCATCGACCTATGGGCGCCACGGGGGCTCCAACACGATCTATGAGCGGAAGGCTGGGTGGCGCCGAGTCAAAAAGCTTGACTCGCAGTCCAGTTGCGAGCTCTTTCCTTCCGGAACTCCGGCCGTGGTCTGCAGCTCGGGGCGGCGCAAGCGGTGAGTCGCACGTGCTGGCCTGCGACTGCAATCGCAGCTGGCAGTTTATTCTGGCCTACGATTTGCCTGCGCATAAACGTTCACACCCGATTCACTTTACTGAGGCTGTGAATAGGCTCGGAGCCGTAATTTTTACTTGATTTTAAAGTTTACGGAAGAACAAAAtccgaaaaagaaagaacttcGCTTGTGTTCAGCAGAGAAATCGTTTAATTTATCTTTCTAGAAAAGTATCCAAAGCGGGCTACGGCTGGGAGCGAACGACCGGCTGACGTGTTTTGGCGTTGCATTGTGAGCGCGTTAAGGGGTCGGTGACATACGATGTGAAACACAGCGTAAATTACTGAGGCAAATTAAGGAACGTAGGCGGAGCTAACAGAGTCCCATAAGGCTGTTTTAGGCGGAATGAGGGTGcttgaagaaagaaaaggaacaagTGGCAAAGCACACATTAACATACGGACGTCACAAATAAACATCATATATATAATTCACCCTTGTGTGCGTGTTAGTAAAGCGTGTTGTGAAGCGTGCTTTCTGTATTGTTCACCAAACCCGATATAAAACGTACTAATGATTCCGCAAAGGCTGTGCGAAATAAGAATCTTCTAGGCGATGCATAGATGTATATACAGAAATATGTTATATACTAGTGAGAAAAAGTACTTATTAAGCCAAGTAAAAAATTTCCAACCATATTTAATGCAATCGCCCTACGTTTAGAAGTGGTTCCGGCTCCGTTTATGCTATTTATCCACCTCACTGAGACTGTTTAGGTTCTTTATTGATGGAGTTAACTACGACTTAGAAAGGATTGAGAGATGCGGCCTTCCGATGACCTTGCACAAGGAGGGTAGTGAAACTCGCTATAGCTCGTTAATTTCTGGAGTACAAGGTTTAGAAGCGTTACCATACTCAGCGTACCTTGTAAAACTATATACTGAGCGCTGGTACGTTTCCTAATAGAGCGTGTTATCACATTCATACAAAGTTGGTAATAGCTTAGGATGATGTTGCCTGCTAAATGTAGTGGCCGAAGGGCCAACTCTTTCCTCGTGTAGTGTGTTACGCATACTGCTTATGCGTACTCAATTTCTTTCCCTTTGGGCAACAGTGGCAAGAATGTTTCAAGAAAACAACACCACTAACTTTAACTATAAACTTGATTCCAAAACGTGCCCTGATTAAAAAACATTCCTTAAAAAGCCCGAATAGGCTAGAACGAGTTGCATCGTTCGTAGTAGCCATGGGGGCTTGCTTCTGAGCATAAACTACGCCCATTAAACAAAGATATGAGTGCTGATGTCATCTTTGCAGAATAATCGTTCTCTGCACATATATTGCTAGAACTTATTTACACCTAGTCAACATTACATGTGATTACCATTACATGTGCAGCTTAGTCGACAATTACCTCTTGGCAATACTTGGGGTTTATGGATCCCAAATATTACAAAAACGAGACTATTGACAAGGAGTAAGCActctttagtgtcgctttaaaaACTCTATCTGTGTAAATTTCTTGAGATGATTCATTGTAACAGTCTCTATTCGAAGAGCACAATTTCTGCAACGCCTACTTTCTTACGCAATAGTGGGCTGAATAGATCACCTACATGGTGAGAGAAAATAGCAGAACTATAACAATCACGAGCACTGTTGAGGCCTCAGCTCTAGCTTCCCACGTATGCAAGTTTGCCCAAACCTCCGTGTATGAGGTAGTTAGTGGGTTATTTTTTTTCACCTCTGTCCGCACTGTTATCTCATTCCAAACCTCAGTTTCTTTTTACCTGATACTGAAAAGCTTCAGGGACGACAATTCCTCTGTGAAAAGAATGTCAATTGAGAGTGAAAACAAACGCTTTTTCATGAGCTTCCAGGAATAATGAGGATATCATGGCACTTGTACATAGCGGTTACTTAGCGGTCTGTTAGCGGTATATAGCGGTCACTGGTGGCGCGGTGGTTCGACTATAGGAAAGAAATCCTAATATTAGCATACCAAATTCGACTTTTTACCTGCGTTTGTTTGCGGTGTTAAATGTAACCGTGTGGACATCTCGGGTCATTTCTAACGTCTTCCTGTTGCTCACCGCCACACTAACATCACTATTTTATTTGCTGTAAAACAGAGTGAGTGAACGCAAACTACTTTTGACGAATGGTACTTTTGCAGCTCCGGCGGTCTACGTGAAGACAGAGATGGAAGCTAATTGCTTGTCAAACATGGAGCATGTGAAGTAATCGTTTTAAAAATTAAGCGGATGACAGTGGCTGTATAATTTCTAAAGTTATCTCGTTAAATCTGCCTTGCATACCTATATGCTTGGTTGAATAGGTTGCTCATATAGGCAATGTCTTCGCTACAATGCGCCAAGCACAGAATCCTCGACCACATTAAATATACTAGGCACTTGGCCTTTGTCAAAAATGAAAATTATCACACACTGTCCAGGCAGTCCTCAGCATATCTTTCAACGGTCTGTTCAACTTCTTGGAGATGTGCGTTGAGTGACAAACTTTGAGAATGAAGAGTGCAGTCGTCTGcagtttctttcgtttttttatttgttaATGTCCCCTTCTATCATCATATATTCCCTTTATCCCCGTTACCAAGGCGCAGGGTAGCCAGTTGGAGTATATGCTGGGTGATCTCTCTGTCTTTCCCTTTCCTTATATATTTCTCCTACAGGTGCGTCTGTAAGGATGCATGAAATAAAGAGTAGTACGCCAAACAGGAGAACtagaataaaatttttatttttgtggcgCATGCGTCGTCGGTGCTACAACGCGCCGACAGCAATTACGTTTCTGTCGTGATGATTACACTAGATAGACGGCTATAATCCGAAGAATGTAATCTTAGTATAAAGAATTGGCTGCCAAGAATTCCTTTCGAATGCGCACTGCTCATAAGTACTCAATTTCTTTCCCTTTAGGCAACAGGGCAAGAATATTTCAAGAAAACAACACTGCTGACTTTAGCTATAGAATGTTCGTTCCATACGGAAACCAGGTTTTTTGGTTGATATATTAGATAATATTTTTCTAGACTTGTCATGTTTATAGCAAAATGGCAATTATTGCAAAAGCAGAGGCTTTCTATGCCAGTCCGCCTTTACGGTGTCATCCTCTTCCTTCACTCGGGCTTCCTCACGCTTTCACAGCGTTTCCTGTCAGGCCCGACATGCCGAGCACGCGCGCTGCCCGTGACCCGCTGTCCCGCCGTGACAGCGGCTGCAGCTCCGCTTCCATGGCAAGCGTCTTCCTGGTGGTGGCCCTCGTGGCTTTCCCCGCAGGCTGCTCCATAGGTCCCGAGGAGAGCTGTCAGCTGCGGCCCGTGATACACGTGCTCAAGCAGCCAGGCTGCCAGCCCAAGCCCATACCGTCATTCGCTTGCCAGGGATCGTGTTCGTCCTACGTCCAGGTACACGTAAGCCGTGTTCGATATCAACTAAAGCGGTCCATCGTGTTTGCAAATAGAGTGACATACTCAGTACAGTAAGGTAGACGTTCTTGCGCACGAAATGTGATTTAAATGCTTTGTGTTAGTGGCGTCAATATAGCGAGAAGCTTTCTCCAAGTTTGGTTATAGAAAACGGGTCCTGATTGTGTTGTCCTCCATTAAACCTTGGTAGCCGATGGTAGTGCTGCAAGGGCCCTATAATTGTTGTTGAAATTAGAATACGTAATCACTTTTCAATGATCACCCGAACAGGAATAACAATGCTAACGCAATTTTTACTGCAATAGTATATAGGCACGCAAGCCAGGTATACCAAAGCTATAGAGGACTGGATTGGCATCGTTTGGCAGGCGCTGAAAAACTATAAATTTAAATTCCTTAGAATATTTTTTAAGGAAGTTACTAACATGACACAGAacgcttgaaagaaaaaaaagcacaaataTTCCAAACGAAATCCTGATAGGTCCGGCCGACAGTAGCAACCAGGTTTAGGCGCGGAACAAATAAAATATGTGTGCCTGTAACATAACACAGGGTAAGATAAGAGTATTGATTTACTGTAGCTGTAAAACACTTGTAAAACGCGAAACACGTTAAAGCAGGAAGGCAAATACATGTTAGCCTAAGCGCCTCCTCATACTCTTTTTGAAGCATCTTCTTTGAACTAGCATCCAGAACACTATGTCGCAGCGAACTCAAAATCAAGTTACCCCAAATTTCTATCCTTCTTTTTTCCCTCACTTGGCGGCTGCTTGCTGCCCCTGTCTTGCCGTTTGTGCAACGCAGACCACAGGGTTGTGAACATTCTTGAACAATCCCCGAGAAGGAGTATGTGCACTgggtgttattattattattattattattattattattattattattattattagtagtagtagtagtagtagtagtagtagtagtagtattagtagtagtagtagtagtagtagtagtagtaatattaTATATGAACACACATACACTATCAGAGAGGGAAACGGAAGGATCAGCCTGGCAACAGCCACCGAGATGGGAACAAAGGCTGCTCCCTCTTTAGGAAGAAGGGGATACAAAAGGAAGTTGAAGATGAGGATACGCGAAGTAAATAGCACCGACACAGCAAGATGACAGGCCAGAAAGACGAAATTCAAGCCAGAATATATACACAGGATAAACTCCAAAAAATGCACGGAGCTCGCACTAATAACGCAGGAATGTAAAAGTGCAAAAAAAGTTACCAGAAAGTGTTTCATTTCTTGCAAACTCTCACTAACGCGACACCAAGCCAGTTTCTTACAGAAGAATAAGCTGGGTACGATAAGCCTGATCGCGTCGAAAAGCACGGCCACTCACAGGCAATGATCAAGCGCCGTAAACTGCAGTTCAAGTAGACTAAATcccttgaaagcgatgtgcgcTGCGAAAGGAAAGTCGAGAACTCTAATATAAGGTGCTCCAGTTTCCCTCATGAGCTGCAAGAAGCACACGACGGACTGTCTGCATATCCTTGGCGGTATAAGCGTTCAGACACCAGGACACATTCAACCCTTAACGTGAACAGTAGAATTCTAACCTATCGAGGTAAGCTTCGACCATGGACACGAGAAGGAAAAGATGTTTTTCCAATACGCTGGTCTGAGCGCTATTTCAGTACTCTTCATCATAAGCAGCAGCCTGGCTGAGCCCACTGCAGGgaaaggactctcccatacttctccaactaccctgatcaagtgctaattgtggccaagttgtccctgcaaattcctattctcaaccgcccacctaaaGTTCTGCTGCCCCCTACTACGCTTACCTTTCTTGCAATACaatccgtaaccattaatgaccaccggttatcttccctcctcattacatgtcctgcccatgcccattttttcttgatttcaactaagatgtaattacctcgcgtttcttccctgaCCCAActtgctgttttcttatcccttaaagttacacccatcattcttctttccatagctcgctgcgtcgccctcaatttaagtagaacctttttgtaatcctccaggtttctgccccgtacgcgagtactggaaagacacagctgttacacactttctcttgagggataatggcaacctgccgttcatgatctgagaatgcctgccaaacgcacaacagcccattcttattcttctgagtatttcaacctcatgatccggatccgcggtcactacctgccctaagtagaagtattcccttagcacttgcagtgcctcgctacctaccgtAAACTGCTGTTATGTTCCGAGACTATGAAACATTACTTTAGATTTTTGGTTATTAATATTGAGACCAacccttttgctttgcctgtCCAGATGAGTGAGCACGCATTgaaatttgtcccctgagttactaagcaaggcaaaatcatGAACGATCCGCAAGTTACTAAGCTTTCTCCATAAcctcttatccccgattcttcccaatccaggtctctgaatacctcctgtaagcacactgtgaatagcatgagagagattgtatctccctgcatgacgtccttctttattgggattttgttgctttcttcatggaggactacggtggctgtggagccgctatagagaactttcagtatttttacatacggctcgtccacaCCCTCATTCCTTAATGTTTGCATGACTGCAGAGGTTTCTATTGAaccaaacactttctcgtaatcaatgaaagctgtatataagcgttcgttatattccgcacatttctctatcccatttttgatagtgtgaatatggtttactgttgagtagcctttacgagatcctgcctggtcctttggttcacagaattctaaggtgttcgtgattatatttgcgattactttagtaaatactttgtaggcaacggacagtaatctgatcggcctatagtttttcaagtctttggcgtcccctatcTCATGTATTAAGcctatgttagcgttcttccaagatttcggtgcGCTTGAGGTTATGAgacattgcgtgtacagggtggccagtttttctagaacaatctgcccaccatcctttaacaaatctgctgttacctgatcatcCCCAGCTGTCTCCCCCCTTTGGgaagctcccaaagctttctttacttctttcggcgttacttgtgggatttcatattcctctagactattccctcttccactATTGTCGTGGATGcgactggtactgtacaaatctctatagaactcttcagccacttgaactaccttatacatattagtaatgatattgccagttttgtctcttaatgcatacatctgattcttgcgtgTTCCTAGTTTCTTGTTTACTGCTTTTAGGCGTCcaccattcctgagagcatgctcaattttatccacattatacttccttatgtcagatatcttacgcttgttgattaatttaAACTGTTCTGCCACTTCTTTTCTAGCGgtagggttggaggctttcattcattggcgtttcttaatcagatctttagTCGCCTTCGATAGCTTACGGGTAACctgttaccaccaacttctattgcacactccctaatgatgcccataagattgtcattcattgcttcaacactaaggtcctcttcctgagttaaagttgTTCTGAAGATTcctctggaattcctctattttcccttttaccactaactcattgatcagcttctgaTGTACGAGTTTCTTCAGTTACCTCCTCAAGCCTAGGCTGATTCTatatcttaccatcctatggtcactgcacagcaccttgccgagcatatccacatcttgtatgatgccagggttagcgcagagtatgaagtctgtttcatttctagtctcgccattcaggcTCCTGCACCTCCACTTTCGGTTTTCCAGCTTgaggaaggtattcattatgcgcaAATCATTCAGTtctgcaagctctactaataacgctcccctgctattcctaaaacctatgccatattcccccactgatttttctccagcctgctacttgcctaccctggcattgaagtcgcccatgagtatagtgtattttgaCTTGACTTTGCGCATCGCCTCTTCCACGtcgtcatagaagctttcgacttcctggtcatcatgactggatgtaggggcgtagacctgtacgaccttgaatttgtatctcttattaagtttcacaacaagacctgccatcctctcattaatgctatagaattcctgtatgttaccagatatatccttattaatcatgaatccaactcctagttttCGTCTGTGCACTATgccccggtagcacagaacgtgcccgctttttagcgctgtatatgcttcatttctcctcctaacttcactgagccctattatatcatATTTAATGTCGGCTAGCTCctacaatagcactgctagactcgctttaCTACATAACGCTCTAGCGGTAAACGTTGTCAGGTTCAggttccaatggcagcctgtccggatcaagagattcttagcaccatcTGCTGCAAAGCAGGGCATCGCTGTATCTGTGGAGTGCTCGTGGGATTCAACGGCAAATCAATAAGTCCAGGCGGTGCAATCGGTTGTTTTGAGCAGCCGACGTATTCTAGCTGCATCTGAGCCTGACAATGGCATTAGTTCTTGTGGGCCTCGTTGAAGCGCGGTCTGAGCTGCATTATTGGCATATTCGTTACCCACAATGCCACAGAGACCTCGCCGCCATTGAAATCTGATGTAATGCCTTTGTTCGGTCAAGGTATAAACGAGATTCTCTCATCTTGAATAGCAGTTCCTCATGCGTTCCACGCCGCGGGGCTGATAGTAAAGGCTGCAGCGCCGCTTTCGAACCGGTGAATAGAGATAATTTTCGAGGTTGTATTGACAGACCAGGggaagtgctgcatgaagagttGCAAGTCTCGCAGCCGCCGATATCGTCAAGTCGCATGTCTCGAAAGCAATTGTACTCGCTCTTGCTGGGAGAACGACGGCTGCTGCAGGACCTTAGAGAGATGTCAACCAATCAGTATATTTATTGACGTGCCTCACGTGCCTCACATCAAAAGGGTCCAGAGATAGCGATTCAGTAGCAGGAGAtggcggctttcttttt
This Dermacentor albipictus isolate Rhodes 1998 colony chromosome 1, USDA_Dalb.pri_finalv2, whole genome shotgun sequence DNA region includes the following protein-coding sequences:
- the Burs gene encoding bursicon; this translates as MPSTRAARDPLSRRDSGCSSASMASVFLVVALVAFPAGCSIGPEESCQLRPVIHVLKQPGCQPKPIPSFACQGSCSSYVQVSGSRYWQVERSCMCCQEMGEREATKAVFCPKGPGPKFRKLVTRAPVECMCRPCTAPDEASVLPQEFVGL